A stretch of Triticum aestivum cultivar Chinese Spring chromosome 1D, IWGSC CS RefSeq v2.1, whole genome shotgun sequence DNA encodes these proteins:
- the LOC123182472 gene encoding putative glucan endo-1,3-beta-glucosidase GVI isoform X1 encodes MYHGGPGMSPAAAGGRGGTARKVAPWILACGFLLCSSVLFLVIRKFVRSSPRSHPGESSQRAEGAIGVNYGMIANNLPTPDKVIAMYKANKISYVRLFHPDTTVLTALGGTGIGVVLGTFNEDLEHLASDESFAASWVASYVKPFAGTVTFRYITAGNEVIPGDLGTHVLPAIRNIETALKAAGVTGVPVTTAVATSVLGVSYPPSQATFSEASAPVMAPLVAYLSSKKAPLLVNVYPYFAYAAEPETVQLGYALLAGSSATSKIKVSSVTDGGLVYTNMFDAILDAAHAAVEKAGAQGLELVVSETGWPSGGGGTGATVENAAAYNNNVIRHAASGAGTPRRPGKAVETYLFAMFNENQKPEGTEQHFGLFQPDMSAVYPVDFAAGSY; translated from the exons ATGTATCATGGTGGCCCGGGGATGTCTCCTGCTGCGGCCGGCGGTCGTGGCGGCACGGCCAGGAAGGTCGCGCCGTGGATCCTCGCCTGCGGCTTCCTGCTCTGCTCGTCGGTCCTGTTCCTGG TCATACGCAAGTTCGTAAGGTCGTCTCCTAGATCGCATCCGGGCGAATCCAGTCAGA GAGCTGAAGGCGCCATTGGTGTGAACTACGGCATGATCGCCAACAACCTGCCGACGCCGGACAAGGTGATCGCCATGTACAAGGCCAACAAAATCAGCTACGTCCGCCTCTTCCACCCTGACACGACCGTCCTCACTGCGCTCGGGGGCACCGGCATTGGTGTCGTTCTCGGCACGTTCAACGAGGACCTTGAGCACCTCGCCTCCGACGAGTCATTTGCCGCATCGTGGGTGGCCTCCTACGTCAAGCCCTTCGCCGGCACCGTCACCTTCCGGTACATCACGGCCGGCAACGAGGTCATCCCGGGCGACCTTGGCACGCACGTCCTCCCCGCCATTAGGAACATCGAGACCGCGCTCAAGGCGGCGGGCGTCACCGGCGTCCCTGTCACGACGGCCGTGGCCACATCCGTGCTCGGCGTCTCGTACCCGCCGTCGCAGGCCACGTTCTCCGAGGCCTCGGCGCCGGTGATGGCGCCGCTGGTGGCGTACCTGTCGTCGAAGAAGGCGCCGCTGCTGGTGAACGTGTACCCGTACTTCGCGTACGCGGCGGAGCCGGAGACGGTGCAGCTCGGGTACGCGCTGCTGGCCGGGTCGAGCGCGACGTCCAAGATCAAGGTGTCGTCGGTGACGGACGGCGGGCTGGTGTACACCAACATGTTCGACGCGATCCTGGACGCGGCGCACGCGGCGGTGGAGAAGGCCGGGGCGCAGGGGCTGGAGCTCGTGGTGTCGGAGACCGGGTGgccgtcgggcggcggcggcacgggcgccACCGTGGAGAACGCGGCGGCGTACAACAACAACGTGATCCGGCACGCGGCGTCGGGCGCCGGCACGCCGCGGCGGCCGGGCAAGGCCGTGGAGACGTACCTGTTCGCCATGTTCAACGAGAACCAGAAGCCCGAGGGCACGGAGCAGCACTTCGGCCTCTTCCAGCCGGACATGAGCGCGGTCTACCCCGTCGACTTCGCCGCCGGCTCCTACTGA
- the LOC123182472 gene encoding putative glucan endo-1,3-beta-glucosidase GVI isoform X2: protein MYHGGPGMSPAAAGGRGGTARKVAPWILACGFLLCSSVLFLGAEGAIGVNYGMIANNLPTPDKVIAMYKANKISYVRLFHPDTTVLTALGGTGIGVVLGTFNEDLEHLASDESFAASWVASYVKPFAGTVTFRYITAGNEVIPGDLGTHVLPAIRNIETALKAAGVTGVPVTTAVATSVLGVSYPPSQATFSEASAPVMAPLVAYLSSKKAPLLVNVYPYFAYAAEPETVQLGYALLAGSSATSKIKVSSVTDGGLVYTNMFDAILDAAHAAVEKAGAQGLELVVSETGWPSGGGGTGATVENAAAYNNNVIRHAASGAGTPRRPGKAVETYLFAMFNENQKPEGTEQHFGLFQPDMSAVYPVDFAAGSY, encoded by the exons ATGTATCATGGTGGCCCGGGGATGTCTCCTGCTGCGGCCGGCGGTCGTGGCGGCACGGCCAGGAAGGTCGCGCCGTGGATCCTCGCCTGCGGCTTCCTGCTCTGCTCGTCGGTCCTGTTCCTGG GAGCTGAAGGCGCCATTGGTGTGAACTACGGCATGATCGCCAACAACCTGCCGACGCCGGACAAGGTGATCGCCATGTACAAGGCCAACAAAATCAGCTACGTCCGCCTCTTCCACCCTGACACGACCGTCCTCACTGCGCTCGGGGGCACCGGCATTGGTGTCGTTCTCGGCACGTTCAACGAGGACCTTGAGCACCTCGCCTCCGACGAGTCATTTGCCGCATCGTGGGTGGCCTCCTACGTCAAGCCCTTCGCCGGCACCGTCACCTTCCGGTACATCACGGCCGGCAACGAGGTCATCCCGGGCGACCTTGGCACGCACGTCCTCCCCGCCATTAGGAACATCGAGACCGCGCTCAAGGCGGCGGGCGTCACCGGCGTCCCTGTCACGACGGCCGTGGCCACATCCGTGCTCGGCGTCTCGTACCCGCCGTCGCAGGCCACGTTCTCCGAGGCCTCGGCGCCGGTGATGGCGCCGCTGGTGGCGTACCTGTCGTCGAAGAAGGCGCCGCTGCTGGTGAACGTGTACCCGTACTTCGCGTACGCGGCGGAGCCGGAGACGGTGCAGCTCGGGTACGCGCTGCTGGCCGGGTCGAGCGCGACGTCCAAGATCAAGGTGTCGTCGGTGACGGACGGCGGGCTGGTGTACACCAACATGTTCGACGCGATCCTGGACGCGGCGCACGCGGCGGTGGAGAAGGCCGGGGCGCAGGGGCTGGAGCTCGTGGTGTCGGAGACCGGGTGgccgtcgggcggcggcggcacgggcgccACCGTGGAGAACGCGGCGGCGTACAACAACAACGTGATCCGGCACGCGGCGTCGGGCGCCGGCACGCCGCGGCGGCCGGGCAAGGCCGTGGAGACGTACCTGTTCGCCATGTTCAACGAGAACCAGAAGCCCGAGGGCACGGAGCAGCACTTCGGCCTCTTCCAGCCGGACATGAGCGCGGTCTACCCCGTCGACTTCGCCGCCGGCTCCTACTGA
- the LOC123171691 gene encoding uncharacterized protein, whose amino-acid sequence MDGKNLGSGQLAQQAKPDALTDDQGTLKHTADSHTENPTSVNGQSSVDMNMEAAISADDVMRAGGFGAKDDIGSLLPTAMDSTDFEASLRDARDFEGEQEQPARPGLGYRASEADAGIKPSDTPQQ is encoded by the coding sequence ATGGATGGGAAGAACTTGGGCAGTGGGCAACTAGCTCAGCAAGCTAAGCCAGATGCCTTGACAGACGATCAGGGGACCCTGAAGCACACTGCGGATTCTCACACCGAAAATCCGACTTCAGTGAATGGTCAGAGTTCTGTAGATATGAACATGGAAGCTGCGATCTCAGCCGATGATGTCATGCGAGCCGGCGGCTTCGGCGCCAAAGACGACATCGGCAGCCTCCTACCAACGGCGATGGACTCCACCGACTTCGAGGCCTCGCTGCGGGACGCCCGCGACTTTGAAGGCGAGCAGGAGCAACCGGCGCGCCCTGGGCTGGGTTACAGGGCATCGGAAGCTGACGCGGGAATCAAGCCGTCGGACACGCCACAGCAGTGA